The sequence GGAGCAATAATATTTGGAGCAAAGCGAACAAAAGCTTCAACAATTAAAGAAATATTACGGGCAATTGTTTCTGTTGAATGTTGAAATCTTTCTACAATTAAACGTATACGATCATCTATACCAGTCAATGTTAAGAACATGGCAAGAAACTCCTCTATTGATATTTGACGATTATTATGCTCCGGTATATAATGTCCTTATCTAAGTATGTTGCAAAGTGTCTAAAAGTATCCACTGTGATCCGACAGTTTCCAAAATTCAAGGACAATGTCCGATCAATATTCTCTCGTATAATCATTTCTAGTAAGTATTGATGTCCTACATGGTATTCTAAGAATAACTCGAGTGTTAAAAACCTGCCATGTAGTTTATCTACAAATTTAGTTCACAATAATTAATATTGACTAACACATTAACTATCAAATGAATACATACCCAAGTCTAGAAAGCAGCTTTTATAATTCTTTTTTATCTTTATGCTTTAAACTCCCTGCTCCTAGTTTCCATTTTCTCTTTAATTTGATTGTCTGAACCGCTAACTCGTGGGAAATTAATTGCAAATCCTCACTCGAAGAATCGTTTTaaaattcatattgttttacatTGTCCCTCTAATCTTGAAGCTTGAAGATAATCCCTTTGGGCTTCAAAATTAACGAGCAGAAATGTGAGGAGATCGACAAAAAACGACAGAAAGTAACAGTGACATACAAAAGGTCTAAAACATAATAATCATGTGTCATAGCTTCACAAAATAACAGTATAAATCATCAAACATTACTAGTTTAATTCATGGATACAAAAAATAAACTTAGCTTTCTCACTAAAACAAGAAACCAATATCCATTTTcacaaaataaaatctaaaggcTCCTAATCCAAGCTAATCTATGTCTTCGAGTCATCTTCATAAAAAGTTGTCGCCATGTATGGTCAACAAATGACTTTGTTGCCTTCACAAACAAGTTGTCATCATCAATATCATCTTTCAACTCATATAGCGCATCCATGCATTTTTCAGGAGAATACTCATCAACTATTGGAGTTATCTGTGCATTATACTTGTTAGCCTTAGCGATACAAGCTTGGGTAGCAGTTTCTAGATAAAGGTGTTCATTATATGTGTTCTTCCTCGCTTTTTTACCTCTTGATCCTTCTTGTTTTGTGCTACTAGCGGTTTTTAAAATAGGCCTCTTAGTAGAAGATTTTGTAATCAAGGACACTTCTTCATTGTCATCAAAACCTAAAGAGGTATTTGCATTAACCTCAAGGGGTGGCACAATAACGAACagaaaagtatcatccagataaATTATGAACGTACCATTTGGTGAGGAAACATCTTCATCGGTTTCATATAACTCTAGGTCACAAGGTTCAACCGGCTCATAGGAATTAAAATCATTGACATCCTAAAAAAATATGACAAAAATCAACTATCAAACTTCTTATATCATAATGACATAATGTATAGCCTTGATGATAAAGTTATAATACGCTGCTttgtataattaatttttacatATGGCTTCGCCatttgtttcatgcatcaacaaagGTTACACTCATCTAGAGCCTCACTCACTCACCCAGCACCACAAGTCTAAAGATATCTTCAAGCCTTTACTTAAAACTACCCTGTCAAAAGCATCGGACTTTGAAAtagaataaaagaaaatttgaaaTAGAATAAAAGAATACCTCTGCGCTACCTTCTTATTATCTATTCCCATTTCGTATCTTACAGCTACGGACTTTGaaatataataaaagaaaatttgaCACAGTAATAGTACAAAATAGACAAGCAACCAACCCATAGTTTAAAAGATAAAGAACTTGCTAGTAAATCCAAACTTAATCATGAGCAAACTGGGAGATTAATTTCGTTCAAGGTACTTTGGATTAGCTGGTGTATCCTTCGTGCCAACCTATACTTAAGTTGGACATCCAAGATCGGAGaccaaaatatttatttgacaACAGCGTACACATACACCAAACCATCGAACAATCACATAAACTAGGAACGGCGAGAGCATGAATTCAAGTAGCAACATACAGAGGGCTGCATGCTAATCTAACAAGCAAATACCTCAACATATATAGCCCTTAAAGATTTCCTCAGCATCACCCTTAAAGCAAACAAGGGCTCGAAAAAGACGATACTCATCACTTTTACCATTTCGTGCCCAGAAAGTCATGCAATAATATGCATTTGAAATCATGTAGAGCCTCTCAACCTTTATAAGATTGAAATTCTTTTGCTGTTAAAAAAAATGCAGAACGAAATtagaatgcacactacaaaTCAAGGTTGGAAGAAAGCTAAATAAAATGTCTGACTTCTTTCTGATTGTAGATGTTCATGGCCAATATTGCGTATTTGCTGACCCATTCGAAGCTGCCGACATACACTGACTCCATCACTCCGCACTTCTCATACAAACAAGGGTCCATATAGTCGTCACACTTCTGTCAATGAATTTAAACAAAGTGTACACTTTTAAGTTCAATAACAGAGATTATTCCACCAATCAATGGATCCAATATCAGATCCAACCCAGGAGTAAAAAATTGTGGGTCAAAACAATTTGATGGTGTAATAAATTTGTAGCAACTTCTCTTTTCACGAATTTTGTGTTTCTTATATGCAagcaggaaaaaaaaaatctaaagaaTCTAATTGCATATTTGCATGGAGTAAAAAGGTAGAAATTAGGTTACCTTATGAAGATCTGACAACAATTTCTCCCCCATCACACGAAACACTGCAAAATTAGCATCAAAAagcaatttaattttatatcgaAGTACAAAACACTAATTTAATTGGCAGCTTACgtttaaaacaaaacaaatataaTGAGATCTAAATATATGAGGGGCACAATATAAGGGGCACACATGTGTAGATATGATTTCTccgccaaaaaaaaaaagacaagacAAGACAAGATTACGTCCATGTCAACGATGTCGAGAAAATACAATGCGAAATAAGAATCATACATACATCTGTATGCACGAATTTGAGTGCACaagaaattacaaaatcatTAGTACAATATATAAGTGATTTAATGTGAGATTACCATTGGCCACAGGAGTATGTAAAACTGGTTTAAATGAAATGTTATGAATAAAAAATCGTTGCACTCTCattgaacaaataaaataattaccaTAATATATTTGATCACATAATGCTAGAATTACCAgttaaaatgatattttatcaaGAGGAAATTAAAATTGAAGAAATAATAGCACTCCAGCCTTTGCTATACAATAATTATCTATAGAATCGAGCATTTGTtgctttaccaaaagctatatTTGGTGATAATGGTGTAACTTGATTCGATTACTCTTCCTAACAGGAACAATTATTGCACCTCAACGATCTCCCTTTCAATAATTGCACTTTTTCAATCAATGTAAATTGAGTTCAaagtgcaactcaaatattttaaatcatacGGTAACTTAAACGACATTATTCGATCACTCTATCTATTaaagacaattattgcaccacaatattttttattatggaCCTATTATTAGTGTTATCTATTATGGACCCAGGACCTATGATTAATGGTCTTAGATCCAAACAACCCAGGAGTCGCAAACCTTAAAAGAGTATAGAAAGATggcaataaataaatatgtgagGGGGGGGAGTTATATTTCATTCTATTCATTTGTTCGAGTTTGGTGACTAGCTCGTGGTAGGGTGTGGGTGTACGGAGGCTCTTGTTTACTTTCAGTATAACTTTACCTTATTTTCACTTGTTCATctgttattattgttgttgcatCAATTGGTGCCGGATCATTGAGCGGGGCAACCACACAATTGGAAACGAGGGTTGAAGCACTGGCAAAACAGGTGCTGAAGTTACAGGAGAATATGAGTTCGATCAACTAGTGGACAGTGGGAAGGTTTGAAGACCTTGTGGAACAGTTCGTGAGAATTAAGGGGGATGAACTGCTTTAAAGGTCGAGGAGGGAGAGAGTCCCAATAAGGTTTCCACATTCAGAACAGAGGAGATCGCTTACCAAGCTGTTGGTGAAAGAACTGCAAGATGATGAGGAATCAGGCCAAGCTTTAGAAGGAGTAGTCAAATGCACTAACCTTAAGCGAATCGAAGAACAAAACAGCACCAAGGATTAAGATTATTGAATGCATTTACCTACGGCTGATGAGGTAGATCCGATGGGATGGGCATCAGGGGCTGTACCATACTTCGACATGACCAATATTCCGATCAACCAATTAAAATGGAACAGATGAGCAATTGCACGGTAAGCAGCAACACGAAGGGCCTTGAGATGACATGGGTTCCAACGAAATTTCTGGATAAGGAAGGGAAGCACCTCATGATGGAAGATGAGCCCCGGAGTTGATCGAGCGTTATAGCGGCCGGAAAGCCATCAATGATGGGTTCGCGACGTTGATGCAGGATTTCAAGAGGGCGGGGCTGCATCGTAGATACTGAGCAGTGGACAGCCCAGAAGTGGGCTCAAAAACAATGCATGGGTCAGTTGATTGATGGGCCGAGAGAACTTTGAGGTGGTCGAGAAACCATGGCCCAATCACAGTAAGGTTGAGTTTTCATGGTGAAGAAAAAACCTACAGGACTAGTACTATTGTATGTAAATTGAGATTGGGCTAGACTTGAACGGGCTTGTATACTACTGGCCTAACAGCTGCCCTGT comes from Henckelia pumila isolate YLH828 chromosome 4, ASM3356847v2, whole genome shotgun sequence and encodes:
- the LOC140866450 gene encoding uncharacterized protein isoform X1; this encodes MVKVMSIVFFEPLFALRVMLRKSLRAIYVEDVNDFNSYEPVEPCDLELYETDEDVSSPNGFDDNEEVSLITKSSTKRPILKTASSTKQEGSRGKKARKNTYNEHLYLETATQACIAKANKYNAQITPIVDEYSPEKCMDALYELKDDIDDDNLFVKATKSFVDHTWRQLFMKMTRRHRLAWIRSL
- the LOC140866450 gene encoding uncharacterized protein isoform X3, which gives rise to MVKVMSIVFFEPLFALRVMLRKSLRAIYVEDVNDFNSYEPVEPCDLELYETDEDVSSPNGFDDNEEVSLITKSSTKRPILKTASSTKQEGSRDNSNS
- the LOC140866450 gene encoding uncharacterized protein isoform X2 codes for the protein MSKYGTAPDAHPIGSTSSAVVFRVMGEKLLSDLHKKCDDYMDPCLYEKCGVMESVYVGSFEWVSKYAILAMNIYNQKEQKNFNLIKVERLYMISNAYYCMTFWARNGKSDEYRLFRALVCFKGDAEEIFKGYIC